The genomic stretch TTTTTAGGCAAAGCGTGGGGGCAGCAGTTTTCTTTTGGGCCCAAAATATCAGTGCTGTAGTGGGATGGAGTTGCCGGAGGGTCTCAGTTTCTAAGCCCTGAAGCATGTTGAAATCACCCGAGAGATTTCTAAAATCCTTGTACTTGAGCTGCATCCCGGACCAGTGAAATCAGCACTCTCTGGGGAGAAAGTTCAGGAAGCCATATTTCTAGAAAATCCCCCAGATGACTCCAACGCGTCCGGAAGGTTAAGAGCCCTTTGTCTAGAATCTATGGTGCTTCCCAGGCTGCTGGTGGATTCTGAGCTCTTGGACAGGGCCCACTGGTTTGCCTACTTTGTTAAGTGATTCATTGCATCTGTAGGTTAGATCTCGCCTGGCAGGTTCCGTGTGGGCAGCAGCCAGCCTGAACTGGGTGCTGACATTTGACGCTGACATTCTATGGGAGCAAGGTTCACAGTATTGGCCACACACGCGCAGGCTGCTGACACTCCCAGGTAGATGGGGCTCCCCTGCACACCTGGAAGGCCAGACCTTCCGATGCTGAGGTCAGGATGCTGTCTTCTGCCTGTCTGGAAGGGACCCGTGGTATGTACTTGTATCATTTCCCAGGCgcgaggaaagggaagagaacagaGGGGTTGATGTAATGAATAAaaggagaacaggaagcagaaaccGAAGGCCAAGGCAGCTGTGACTCACTGTGGTCCAAAGTAGGCGTGGAAACAGGCCTTCTGCAGCCACAACATCACGGCCTTTTCAACAAGGAAATGGTTGGAGGCTGGCTGAAACCTTCCAAGGAGCTTCTGGAGTTTTCTGTCCCTTAACTCTTCTTTTTGTAGACGGATGTGAGAATGCGCCGAGAGTGACAGCCTGCCTGCCTTAGAGATGGGCAGAATGAAGTATAAAACAGCAGCCATACAGCTGCCCGTTCTCACTGGAAATGGTCAGAAGGCGAGGCAGGGCCAGCCACAGCCAGGTCCATCTGGTCTGTAGGTATGTCCCCAGCTTATAGACTCTGGGGATGGAGAGGCCCAGAGTAAAGACGCATGAGAGGCTCCAGTCTGAAAGCCCCCAGGTGAATGAGTCAACAGTAGATGAAGACAGCCCCTGAGGCTCCCGTGACTTATTCACGTCAAGCAAGCAAGAGATGTCCCAGCAACTGTTTTCCCTTGGGCATTCTTCAAGGTCCAATTCAGAGATCTAAGAGGCCACCCTAATGGGCCCCTACATCCTGccagctgcctcccactccaGATGTTAGAAGTCCCTCCTTGCCAGCTTCACAGATAACAGAAGACCCACTGGGATCCCTAGAGCCGGACACACTGATCAGCCCAGCTTAGGTGAATGTTCCAGAGGCTGGGTCTTGACTTAGCAGCTGTGCATCCCAGGCCTGCAGTGTTAACATTCAGTGACTGTCACTGGTGTGGTGGGTGCTGATCTCTGTAGCAGAAAGGAGGCTCTAGGGTGACCGACCACATGGTCAGTCCAGGACACCAGGCTTAGATGGACTTCATTCTCATTCGTACTTGGTCACTCATTAGCAGCGGGACACAGGCACGTGGGGCAGGGGAGAATcttacaacaaaaacaaaacaggtagtTTGTGAGAGAAGGCATTTGAAACACCCAACACAGCAATGTCGCCATCGGAGGCTATGGGTGAAAGGCGCACAGGAGCAGACCATGGGAAGAGCCTGTAATGAAAGAGGGTGTGGCCTGGCCTCTGGAGAGAGCTGGGAGGGTGGAGCCACACAGACGCAGCAGTGCCCACTCCTCTTGGCAATTGTGGAGTCGCAGTTTCCTGCGCTCTGTGGGactggagggtggggggaggatgcATTGGCACGCTGTGAGTGTGATGAAACCCCAGAAATGGGTGTGCTGAAGGGGAAGGTCAGGGGCGAGCTCTgttggtggtggcggtggtggtgtgaTGTGGGACTTGTAAAATTCCCCAAACCGAACCCAGGAGCAGGTGTCAGATGATGTCAAAGCCATCTCTCTCTGGGTACCAGAGGTGACCACACTGGCCTGAAGTCTGATGAGTTTCTAAGATCAGGATAATTCTGGGAGAATTTTCACTGACCAGCTTCTATAATCCAGGCCACTCAGGGCAGCACAAAGACAAAACTGGGAAGTGACGtgaaagaaatccagagaactGACTGAAAAAGAACAGTGTAGGCCTCAGGATCCACCACGCACCGTACTGCGAGGGGTACGGGTTTCCACTCTAACgtcatcctcccatcttcccagagTTGGGAAGGGGAAGTCAGGGGACTATATGAGAGGAATGGAAGGGACACCGTGATACAGGGAGAACACAGCAGGACAGGTGTGGGATTTCTGGTAGGTTCAGGCAAGCTGGTAAATGATGTTCTCTCCTGGAAACTGGGGGTCATGGGTCATAACGTAGTCTGGGTCTGTGAGATGCAAGGGAATGGATGGCTGAGAACTTAGTGTACAGAGATGCTCAGTAAACGCTGACTGTCCCTAGGAAAGGGGACCACAGCCCTGTGCCTACGGTTCATTCATTCGACAAGCATAACGTCACCTGTCAGGGCAAAGCTTACTGGTCCCTGACATGAGCTCTGCACTGCAGGGCAGGTGCCCTTGCTTCCTGGCTCTGGGGCTATTGGCTTCTACCAGCAGGCATTCcctcttctctgcagctttgccATTattgcagacagacagacagacagaccgtgtctttgtctctttccGTCTATGAGCACCTTTTCCGTAGTGAATCATGACCACTCGACGTTCTACCCACTTACCAAGTTCATATCCAGTGCTCAAGTGTGGGGCACTGACATTGGTTTCCCAGCCCGTCTGGGGGTAAGTATGATTCCCATTCCAAAGGCGGTGAAGCCTCACTGCGATCCGAGTGGCTGGCCTCTCACTGCTTACACTGGCACTTATTTCCTAGCCAGAGAGGCATTTGCCGGGGGTGGAGGGGGTATGCTTACTGCCCTTCACATCCTGAGAGCCGCTGTACACACTCCATTCCTCTGTCTGTCCAGAATGTCTGTAAGGCAGTGGAGGAGACACAGCACCCGCCCACGCTCCAGGAGATCAAGCAGAAGATTGACAGCTATAACAGCCGGGAGAAGCACTGCCTGGGCATGAAGCTGGTAAGCAGGGCCCTGTCCACCCTACCTGGCATCCCTCCTGCCCCACTCCCACCTCGTGTACTCGCCTGTGCATGAAGGTGGTAGGGCAAGGCTGTCCCCCCGTCCAGCATCCTTCTGTGCCCCTCCCCACAGAAGCAGTGATTCCCTTGCAGCTCATTCTCCTTTGTCCAGACCCAGCTTTCTGTGCCCTCGGGGACCCAGAGAAACAGGCTTTAGAACAGACTCCAGAGACAATTTCTGTTCATCCTCTGGCAGCTCTGGGAAAGTTTACCCTAACTTCAATGTGAGAGCTCTTAGGGGATTAAATGACAGCAATGAAGGGTTTGGGGGTTTGGTCCCCAGGAAGCTCTAGGCCAGGGGAATTTTGCAAGAGAAGTGGAGTGCGTATTGGTGAGCACCCCGACCCTGCACAGGGTCCGAGAGGCTGTCTTTAATTAAGGGGTGATGCTAGAGGAACCCTGCCCCCTGCTGGACACTGGTAGCAACTGACTCTTTGGGGGCGTCCCAGACACACAGGTGCCTCAGAAAACAGATTTGAGTCAGAGGCCAGAGTTTGTTGGGCTGGACCTCTGAGGTAGAGAGGTGCCTGCAGACTCTGCCTTTAGGTGGGGACTCAACAAAGGCAGCTGGCACCTGTCTGGGAGGGTTTGAGGCAGCCACCCTAGACTTCCTGTGAAGGAAGCCACAATGATCCCACTAATCCTCTCTGGTAACTGAGCTCCAGACCTCCTGGCCCTTTGGGACCATCAGCACCTCTAGATAGCAGACTCAGGAAGGAACTCAGACAGGCTGGCTGGAATGGCCCCTATCAGGGTCTCTGTGTCACAACCTCGAGCGGCAGTCAGAATCATGGAGGATATACTTCCACATGCAGAGTGAAGATGGCACCTACACGGGCTTCATCAAAGTGCATTTGAAACTCCGACGACCCGTGACGGTACCTGCTGGGATCCGACCCCAGTCTATCTACGATGCCATTAAGGAAGTGAACCCTGCAGCCACCACAGATAAGCGGACGTCCTTCTACCTGCCACTTGACGCCATCAAGCAGCTACACATCAGCAGCACCACCACCGTCAGCGAGGTCATCCAGGGGCTGCTCAAGAAATTCATGGTCGTGGACAACCCGCAGAAGTTTGCGCTTTTTAAGCGGATACACAAAGACGGACAAGGTATGAGCAGTCCCAACCTCCCCAAGTCTGCCAGTGCCCACGCAGTGGTGTAAACCCACCGCGAGCCCTGGATGGGGTGTGGGCTTCCATGCAGCAGGGCTACAGCCGTCTGCATGCTGCTAGGCTTCGTGAATGAGCCAAGCATGGAATCTGGGCAGGAAAACGAGCAGAGAGCCTGGTCAGGCAGCTCCATGCATGCACAGGAAAGACACGCTCTGGGCTCCCAATCTTTATAATCTCTATAACGAGGGGTCCACCCACTGTTCTGCTTCCTTTGGAAGGTGATGTAAGTGGAGGCAGGACCTTGGGAATGAAtgtcaggcaggaactgaaggctctgcctctgagccacCACGGTCTTGTCAGGCTCGTACCCACTAGACGAGCCATGCCTGTTTCTGTTCGCAGTGCTCTTCCAGAAACTCTCCATTGCTGACTGCCCTCTCCACCTGCGTCTGCTGGCGGGGCCTGACACTGATGTCCTCAGCTTTGTGCTAAAGGAGAACGAAACTGGAGAGGTAGAGGTATGTCTGGCGCCTCTGCAAAAGCCAGCCCTGGGTGCAGAAAGACGGGGGCTGCTGTCCCAGGTGCAGTGAGGGGAGGGCAGGACGACTAGACAGCTGCGGTGTGCTGAGCCACAGGCTGTGAGCCCAGGATGCTCAGTGGGCACAGCACAATGAATGAAGCAAGTTAGAGCCTGCATACGGCAAAACCTACAGCAAGGATTCTACTTGCTTTGTGAAGATGGGGCTGGAGGTGTACGgtgggaggatgggggtgggggtggggagggttatCACACACTGAGAAACTATTTGGGCCCAGACTGGTTTTGCCCCAGGATGGCCTAAGGCCCAGCAATTTCCATCTGGGTTCTGCTGCGCACAGGCAATTTTGAACTACTTTTCTCTCCTAAAATGATGACTTCTCTCTAAGAGGGACTAACCCGTGTCAGTCTCCTAGCAAAAATGGGGTAACATCAGGCAGTAATCCTCAAGCCCAGGATATTTAGGATGTGGTCTTCATGAAGTGACAGAAAGGAGGGTCTAAGTGTTTATCACATTGTTCTGTGGAGGTTGAACATGATCAGGATTGGCTTGGTTGGGGGCCGTCAGTGGAGGATGTGGGCAGGACAAGGGCTCTGCCCTCATTTCAACCAGGATAACAGCGTGTTCTCGAATCTGttaggaagagagagccactggaaGCCTGTGAGCTCTGCTGGCCTAGAGCCTGGGGTTGGGAGAGCGGAAATCCAGCTCTAGTCCACCCTGCTGCTGCCGGTTCCGTGGCTGTGGAGTGTGGGGATTAAGGCAGACACCATAAACGCCCCCCTGTGCTCCAGAAGCTTGtagtcccctccctctctcccgtggagaggtggctcagccagcTAGAGCCCACTGAGAGGTACACTAGCTCACGAGGAGGTAGGTGACAGGGTGGAGTTTGGTGTCTGACGACCACAGCTAGAGAGAGGTAGTCTCCTGCCTCTGGAGAGCACAGCCAGCACCCAAGTGAAGATCTTAGCTGCTGTCGACTATTCCCGTAAGAACATGGCATAGGGCCAGGAACTCCACGAGTGTTAGGATTTGACCGTTTGTGGCTGATGTGACCGTCGTGTATAGCACAGATGTCATTCATGGTACCTGCGTGTTCAGTATGTGTGGGGCCCTCGGGTCATGTCAACATCTAACCATTTCCccttgttttctcttcctccctgccccacAGTGGGACGCCTTTTCCATTCCTGAGCTCCAGAACTTCTTAACTATCCTAGAAAAAGAAGAGCAGGACAAAATCCAGCAAGTGCAGAAGAAGTACAACAAGTTCCGACAGAAACTGGAGGAGGCGCTACGGGAGTCCCAGGGGAAGCCTGGGTAACCTCCTCCTGTCCTCAGTGCcctctgatttattttattattttgcaacAGACATTTATTCTCCAGACACCTCTGGGTCCACTTGTGCCTGCCCAGCAGTTGACAGATGTGGCACAAAGTCTCTTCCACAAAGTGTCTGTGCAGGGTTCGATTCCTGCCAACCCACCGCGCCATGACGCCATGACTCTGCAGAGACTCCACCTGGGTCAGAACAAACAATGTTTACCCCGCCCAACTGCCGGCCTTTCACAAACCAAATCGTTGCCTCTCTGGCCAAACTCCAATCAATCACAGCAGCCGGCgaaagggaagaaaggttttAGAGCGCTGTGCTCTTTCTCTGGATTCAATCCTTCAGTTCCTCTTCTTTGCCACCTACAGTATCTTTATTTATGGGTCAAATGTGGCGTCTTCATTTAGCTAAGTCCTTGGAAGCAGGGAAATGCTCATGAAGGACTGTCCTCCTCGCCCCCAGGTGCCTCCCCTTCACTAGGACTAGACACTCAGGGTTAACCTGAGATTTCCAGATGCTACAGCCTGACCAGGCCTGTCACCCCCCAGGCTGTGCACATGCAAACCCAAAGGCATATTCGTACATCTGTGTGGTATTTCAGCATGTCTCTGTCCGATGTTTGTTAAGTCCTGAATTTAATGTTGTCATCCTCATGGATTTCTACCAAAGGGAAACCAGCCACTTCACACTTTTAGTTTCCTGCTGAGTCGCCAGAAAGTACCGCAGAGAAGCTCATCCAAGCTGTCTACAGCCCACCTACAGCTAGGACCTCTTGTCTACTCCTCagcctccagctctgcctccatCCTCTCCAGCTGCTGCCTGAGGAGTAGCCTTGATTACTTACAGTGGCAGGGTCCTTTCAGTTGCAAGGCATGGTCTGCTTGCAGCACGGCGTCCAGCAAGCCTGTGGGCCCGACCTCCCTGGTGACTTCAGTGCCTTTTTGTTTCAGAGAGAAGAGTAGGGCATGTTTGCAGCAAGCTCTGCTGCTGGCCTGCCCAGGGCAGGAAGTGGACAATGGTGGTGTAGAAATGAGGGCAGGGGAGTCCTCGATGCACACAGTGATGACCACACACCTTTGCCATCAAGCTTCCTGATCAGGCTCTGACTTCGAAGATGTAATCTTGTTAAACCACACTGGCAGCATCAGATTCTGACTCCAGCTCGCTGATGAGTTCAAAACTGAAAACATCAGCCAGGACTGCAAAGACCCTCGCTcaagacagagggagaaaaactTGTCCCTTTCAAAGAAGGCCGGGGTTCCAATCTGGCCTCAGGAGGAGACCACTTTCTTGTTGCCCTTGCCTTTCCACACCCCTCGGGTTGCTTAAGCCCAAGCTTCTTCGTGTAGCCGCAAAGTCCCCTCCCTAGCTCAGGCTAGTCCCTACCGCTCCTGTCCCAGAGGAATGCTGGGTCCTTGTCATTCAGTCTTCAGAGCTGACAAAGCAACACGAGCTAGCAACTCTGTGAGGCTGTGCATGCCACCAACCCTGGCCATCTGCCATCTTGTGTGCAGCCTtatctcttccctccccactgtGTATTACAGGGACAGACGGAAAGTCATTCCCTTCACCCTGCATGTCTGTAGCATAGGAGAAGGCATGGCTCCTGCTGCAAACACTGTGAATGCTGCTGAGACCTCCCTCCGTggatgctattttatttttgagaagaagaaaaggtcatgtatatatatatatatacaaatatatgtgtgtatatacacatagagGCATATAGCTATATATAAAGGTTTATTCAGAAAATTATGGTAAAATTGAGACTTTAAGCACAGTTGGACTCAGGGCCTCTTCTGAGGTTGAGCCCCTGGGAAGGGTTGGTCAGGTTCCTTCAGCCCCAGAGCTGGGTGTAACTGCTGGTAGTGCCTTCTATGGTTGTATTACTCCAtgggtgtttgttttgagaacattttccttctaaatgttttttcttatatatgtttTTTAATGAGTAATAAAGGCTTACTGCAAAAACAATTCACAATGGAGGCATCCTCTTTGAACTTCCTCTTATGGGAACTGAACTGGAGCAAGGGGCCTGCTGCAGCAGGGGCTGCATTTCTTGGCAGAGCCAAGCTTTCTTCTGTAGTAAGCTTGGGTTTAAAGGCTGCCACCCAAATGCTTCTGAGGACACTGTCCACACATAGGAGATGGAGGACAGGCAATACCCTctttctccctagtgctggggacgGGAGAGCACTCAGAGCCAAGCACATGCTGAGTTAGCCAAGAGCGGGGCTTTCTGGATACAAAGGGAACCAGCAGCTCTGTCCTGGAATTATTGAAAACTAAGATGTTAATGTGTCACTGATGATTTCAGCCACGAGAGGGCTGAGCTGGCACGAAGCAGCCCTCATTTTGGCACCCTCTGATTTCCAGCAAAGAAGCATTTTTGAATTCATAGAAAAGGTCACATAAATTAACTAGAGAAATCACTGCCTACCTTCTGGGGTTGTTGGaagttttcttctgacttctacatatgtgctgtggcatattcatccacacatgtgcaaataGATTTCTGTGTGTGAGACGGGgtcccacacatgtacacatacatttttGTGCATGAgcccctggctatcctggaacttactatgtagaccaggctgccttcaaactcaagattcacctgcctctgcctcctgagtgctggaattaaaggtgtgcaccactacacatGCTTAACAGTTTTTGGAGAcatacagtcaaaaattttaaagaattagcTGACATCTAACTTCTCTGCCCAGCCTGGTCCTCCATATCTTACACCAGGGTCTGGCCAGGTGAGTCTGTCCAGTCCCCAGAGCCAGCAGAGTCCCACATTCAGTGCTCCAGCCTGGTCTAGTCATCCCTGCCACAGACTCCAACCTCTAGGCTTTGGCCAGGACAGACGTGGCCCACCCGCCTAGACTTCCTCCCTACCACCTGACTCCATCCATTCTCTTCTGCAAAAACTagctccaaatgaatcaaagccCTAAATGTGAGACCTGGAACTCTGGAACTGCCAGAAGGAGTATAGGTGGTGTCCTACAAAATACAGACTCCATCTGCCCAGAAACTAAAGCCAACAGCTCAGGAAACCAATAAagtgaagaggaagcccacaAAATGGGAAAGAATATTTCCCAACTATATACCTGACAGAGGATTAAAATCCAGACtacataaagaattcaaaaagtcaaaaaaaaaaaccgttCAAAAACTGGACTAAGGAACtaaatagatttcttttaaaaaaaaaaagtctaagaaatatttcaatatttgttCATTATCCCTAGCActtaggaaaatacaaatcagcaTTTGTATTTTTTGCCAGTCAAACTGATAAATACTGGAAAGAAGGTGGGAAAATGGGAATCTTAATTCGCTGCTGATGGGactgcaaactggtatagccactctggaagtcagtgtggagaaccttaaaaaaaaacaaaacaaaaataccacatTGTCCAGTTATACCACCCCTTGGCATACGCCCAACAGACTTGACCTCCTACTCCACAGATGCCTGCTCAGTcgtgtttattgctgctctgctcacaatagctaggaaacggaaacaacctaaatgcccttcggctgatggatggatgggaaaaTGAGGTACAAATACTCTAATACACTATGGAATACAGTTGTAACTACGGAATTCgctgtaaagaaaaggaaaccatgaaatttgcaggtaaatggatggaaccagaaaagaCCACAATAAGTAGTAACCCAcatccagaaagacagacattacatgttctctctcacctGTGTTCCTAGCTCAAACCTTCAGAAGGGAATACATAACATggagtaaccacagaaaccaAAACCATGGGAGTAAAGTGGACAGGTGCTTCGAAGGGAGGTgggcaaccaacagtcctaccgaGGGTGACACCCGTGAACCACAACAACCAGCACAGCAAACTTCCCTAAGGTACAACAGTGGCACTTTGTCTTGGTGGTGACCGACTTTTTAATCTGACCTTAGgcccactcaacaagaggaaaaccaTGTCTGGTGCTGAAAATCTGGCCAATTCCCCCACGCTAGTGAGGTCAGGGATCTTAAAGGAGAACCTCCTATTGCTACTTTACTAAGCCAACAGAATTCCCAACTGCATCTTAAATACCTATCCTTATACCCACAAGTAAGTGTGGCTCTCACACATGCTCAAAGAGATACCTCTTTGTAATAGAGACCTCTacagatcaaaatgcagagaacagctgATCATGGGACACCCATCACCAATTGCTAAACCTACAAAACTCTTGCACCTAGCCCAGCGTTGTGGTACAtccctttaatgccagcactcaggaggcagagcagatggatctctgtgagttcaaagccaccctggtctacaaagcaagttccaggccaacaagggctacataatgagaccttgtctcaaaaaacaaaaatcaagaaacaaaaaaagcccaggagatGTTACAAAGAGGGGTAGACTATTGTCAGAGCCAGAGGGCCAAGAAGTCTGCTATGAGATTGTGTCGCCTAGAAGTGACAGAGGCTCTGGTCACGGTACCTCAACAGCGCGGCAGCCTAAACAAGACCTGGGCAAGGACACCAGTCACCATGCTAACAGGAAAGGGGGGGTCTCGTGGGGCCCGCTGCTAGACAAAGAACTGTatcaactaaggaatgctgagagtgggagaaagaggCTTCCCCAGAGCTGAGCCCCATAACTGGCTATGCAATACCTGGGGGGTTAACCCTGAAATCATACATTCAAGTAACACTAAACAAGTGTAAAGGGTTGAGTCTCTATATTTGTTATGTTAtaatatttatgtgtgcatacacagacataggacacacacacaaaaaaaaagaggccatgaatttgagggagggagggaagatatgaggagaggaaagaaaagatgggacGTTAAGTGTACCCCCACAGAAAACTTCAGAAAACTCAGCCAGTCGCTGAGTAAACCTGTCCGTCTGTCCACCCCCATGGGAATGGGGCATGGGAATGGAGGGTTTCTGCTCCTCACTGGACCCATTTCACTGCAGTTTGGCATTCATAAGTTCAAAACTCAAAGTCTGACCTTGATATACATTATTTGGCTTAGCACACAGAGAGAATCCATTCCATGGTCTGACTCTGCTCCACCCTGTCCCACATCTCCATGACAAtcacaggagagagaggaagatggttcagtgcaAATGTATCACTATTCCTGGAAAAAACAGCCCAGCACAGGCCCAGACGACACACCGCCATAGCAGAGTGCCGCTGAACCCCAGTGAAGTGCCGGTCCCCTGACAGGCTTTGTGCCTCTAGCAGGGAAGTCGTCATTTCTACAGCACTACCTTCCAGGAGCCCTCGAGAATGCAGCACAGTGCTGCCTGCCATCCGTGTGCACACAAGGGCGCCGCTCCTCAGGAGCAGACACCCTGTTGGAATAGGATCCTGCTAGAGCTGGCTTCTAGAGGGCACTTCCAGGTTCCCTATGGGGATGCTGGTAGAGAGAGGATTAGCGTCTCACAGCAAGAGGGGGGAGCTGTCACACACACTTTTACACCCACCCCTTTCTTTCCGGGTCTAAAATGGGTGATTTGGTGAACAGTAGGTGAGCAAGCCTCTtttatctctgtttttaaaaggatgagaaagaaaaaaataataattctttcttAATGGTACAATCCAAGAACTCTTAAGGAGTTTACAAGTGCACAGCTCTTATCCTTATTTACACGGAGAGCCCTAGATACAGAAATGACCTGCGCAAACCAAGTGAACAAGAGTGATAGTGTAACAATTCCTGGCGCCCAGTGGCTCCTCTTTCTGAGTCCTCTGGAGACCAACTGAAGAGCCCTTCCGTGAGCATCGCCAACTTAGCCGTTAGTGGGAGCACGCTGTATGCAGCTGTATGCAGCTGGAGAAGCAGGGTCACATAGAAACCCGCGTTCTCTCTTCACTGCTCTTACTTACTGTCCACCTGa from Arvicola amphibius chromosome 12, mArvAmp1.2, whole genome shotgun sequence encodes the following:
- the Rassf5 gene encoding ras association domain-containing protein 5 isoform X1; protein product: MASPAIGQRPYPLLLDPEPPRYLQSLGGTEPPSPARPRRCIPATLVPASGASEGRSGRRAARGDPEPTPRDCRPARPVRPGLQQRLRRRPGSHRPRDVRSIFEQPQDPRVLTERGEGHRFAELALRGGPGWCDLCGREVLRQALRCANCKFTCHPECRSLIQLDCRQKEGPALDGRSPESTLTPPFSQNVCKAVEETQHPPTLQEIKQKIDSYNSREKHCLGMKLSEDGTYTGFIKVHLKLRRPVTVPAGIRPQSIYDAIKEVNPAATTDKRTSFYLPLDAIKQLHISSTTTVSEVIQGLLKKFMVVDNPQKFALFKRIHKDGQVLFQKLSIADCPLHLRLLAGPDTDVLSFVLKENETGEVEWDAFSIPELQNFLTILEKEEQDKIQQVQKKYNKFRQKLEEALRESQGKPG
- the Rassf5 gene encoding ras association domain-containing protein 5 isoform X2; the encoded protein is MTVDSSMSSGYCSLDEELEDCFFTAKTTFFRNVQSKQPSKNVCKAVEETQHPPTLQEIKQKIDSYNSREKHCLGMKLSEDGTYTGFIKVHLKLRRPVTVPAGIRPQSIYDAIKEVNPAATTDKRTSFYLPLDAIKQLHISSTTTVSEVIQGLLKKFMVVDNPQKFALFKRIHKDGQVLFQKLSIADCPLHLRLLAGPDTDVLSFVLKENETGEVEWDAFSIPELQNFLTILEKEEQDKIQQVQKKYNKFRQKLEEALRESQGKPG